One region of Phycisphaerae bacterium genomic DNA includes:
- a CDS encoding PEP-CTERM sorting domain-containing protein (PEP-CTERM proteins occur, often in large numbers, in the proteomes of bacteria that also encode an exosortase, a predicted intramembrane cysteine proteinase. The presence of a PEP-CTERM domain at a protein's C-terminus predicts cleavage within the sorting domain, followed by covalent anchoring to some some component of the (usually Gram-negative) cell surface. Many PEP-CTERM proteins exhibit an unusual sequence composition that includes large numbers of potential glycosylation sites. Expression of one such protein has been shown restore the ability of a bacterium to form floc, a type of biofilm.): protein MKKKFLFAILIVIFTVNNFTFAYLNVIDLGTLGGNTSSAGSVNNNGQIAGYAKNSSGKYLACLFDSTGNGANIDLGTLGELGSEALSINNHGQIVGWARNYPFRDRACACFFDPTGGGANVDLGTIAGYANSEARSINDNGQIVGSCFTTGSSPSSIIYRACLFDSTGNGANIDLGTLGGNSSKAICINNSNQIAGYARTDSGYEHACLFDPTGNGANIDLGTLTGNYSAAYAINNKGRIIGDADYQPCLFDPTGQGNNINLSSLIDPASGWTLLMVNGINDNDWVVGIGAHNGQLHGVLFVIPEPMTIALLTLGGLAVISKRKTKI from the coding sequence GTGAAGAAGAAGTTTCTTTTTGCAATTCTAATTGTTATTTTCACCGTCAATAATTTCACTTTTGCATACCTAAACGTTATAGACCTTGGTACTCTCGGCGGAAATACCAGTAGCGCCGGCTCAGTGAATAACAATGGCCAAATCGCAGGCTACGCAAAGAACAGTTCCGGCAAATACCTTGCTTGTCTTTTTGACTCAACAGGAAATGGAGCCAATATCGACCTTGGAACCCTTGGCGAATTAGGGAGTGAGGCATTATCAATTAATAATCATGGCCAAATTGTAGGCTGGGCTCGTAACTATCCCTTCCGCGACCGTGCTTGCGCCTGTTTTTTCGACCCGACTGGAGGCGGAGCTAATGTGGACCTCGGAACTATTGCCGGCTATGCAAACAGTGAAGCCCGTTCTATCAATGACAACGGACAGATTGTAGGTTCGTGTTTTACAACAGGAAGTTCGCCTTCTTCAATTATTTACCGCGCCTGTCTTTTTGACTCGACAGGCAATGGGGCCAATATCGACCTTGGCACACTCGGCGGCAACAGCAGCAAGGCCATCTGCATAAATAACAGCAACCAAATTGCAGGTTATGCAAGAACGGATTCCGGCTATGAGCATGCGTGTCTTTTTGACCCAACTGGAAATGGAGCCAATATAGACCTTGGAACCCTTACAGGCAATTACAGTGCAGCTTATGCCATAAATAATAAAGGCCGAATTATCGGCGATGCTGACTACCAACCCTGTCTTTTTGACCCAACAGGGCAAGGCAATAATATTAACCTCAGCAGTCTCATAGATCCCGCTTCAGGCTGGACATTGCTTATGGTCAATGGAATAAATGATAACGACTGGGTAGTGGGAATAGGAGCTCACAACGGCCAACTACACGGAGTTCTGTTTGTGATACCTGAGCCAATGACAATTGCTCTATTGACTTTAGGCGGATTGGCAGTAATTAGCAAAAGAAAAACAAAAATTTAA
- a CDS encoding YhjD/YihY/BrkB family envelope integrity protein, with amino-acid sequence MFEKLLSTPTHELSKFTRFLIFQIRLWPQCIKLLVKNKAYIQAKVLSYNTIFGFVPLAIVTLLLFHSIGAFEKIGDPLKNFVYEQTFLKNIQYTADPNDPEKKINLAQKFDEFTASYYENLNTGSITVVGSLIVIWVAIMVLITIENSFNTIWGVTRGRNFVQRVSNYWAFLTLGPLLFGVVVYVNARYSITSHFTHGVFTYIAPLVPFVVAFAGLFALYILMPNAKVSAKAAFWGALVAALVWTLAKWGFGVYVKFIPYSKIYGVLGLIPLAVLWIYITWLIVLFGLQLTFTTQNLTTIEQAEKAAAFRRQEYFLATDMQLINVMKFICAKFETQNVPVPPELVCSQLNLPADFTDKVLNHLVKSGLLLRISEPAAGYAPATNSENVKLSDIYDAVAKASFAVEGAAPGDESAVIKQITDNYRQSLAQYTVKNLM; translated from the coding sequence ATGTTCGAAAAATTATTATCTACGCCGACTCATGAACTGAGTAAATTTACGCGTTTTTTGATTTTCCAGATAAGGCTCTGGCCCCAGTGCATAAAACTCCTCGTCAAAAACAAGGCCTATATCCAGGCAAAGGTTCTTTCGTATAACACGATTTTCGGATTTGTCCCGCTTGCGATTGTAACGCTGCTTCTTTTTCATTCTATCGGCGCCTTTGAAAAAATCGGCGACCCCCTGAAGAATTTTGTTTACGAGCAGACTTTCCTGAAAAATATTCAATACACCGCCGACCCTAACGACCCTGAAAAAAAAATTAATCTCGCGCAGAAATTCGATGAGTTTACAGCTTCCTATTATGAAAATTTAAACACAGGCTCTATTACAGTTGTCGGCAGCCTGATTGTTATATGGGTCGCCATTATGGTTTTAATCACTATCGAAAATTCGTTTAACACGATATGGGGCGTAACCCGCGGCCGAAATTTCGTCCAGAGAGTTTCGAATTACTGGGCCTTTCTCACTCTCGGCCCTTTGCTTTTCGGCGTCGTCGTTTACGTCAACGCACGTTACAGCATTACCTCTCATTTCACCCATGGCGTTTTTACGTACATAGCGCCGCTCGTCCCGTTTGTCGTTGCCTTTGCCGGCCTGTTTGCACTTTATATACTTATGCCAAACGCTAAAGTTTCCGCCAAAGCCGCTTTTTGGGGCGCACTCGTTGCCGCTCTTGTCTGGACGCTCGCAAAATGGGGTTTCGGCGTTTATGTCAAATTTATCCCATACAGCAAAATCTATGGCGTCCTCGGCCTTATTCCTCTGGCGGTCTTATGGATTTACATTACCTGGCTCATCGTTCTTTTCGGTCTTCAGCTTACTTTTACGACCCAGAATTTAACGACCATCGAGCAGGCCGAAAAAGCCGCCGCCTTTCGCCGTCAGGAATATTTCCTCGCCACGGATATGCAGTTAATAAACGTTATGAAATTTATCTGCGCTAAATTCGAAACCCAAAACGTTCCAGTCCCGCCGGAGCTTGTCTGCAGCCAGTTGAATCTTCCTGCCGATTTCACCGATAAGGTTTTGAATCATCTTGTAAAATCCGGCTTGCTGCTGAGAATAAGCGAACCTGCCGCCGGCTACGCTCCCGCCACAAATTCAGAGAATGTAAAACTATCTGATATTTACGATGCCGTCGCAAAGGCTTCATTTGCCGTCGAAGGTGCCGCCCCCGGCGACGAATCTGCCGTCATAAAGCAGATTACCGATAATTACCGCCAGTCTCTTGCGCAATATACCGTAAAAAATCTAATGTAA
- the frr gene encoding ribosome recycling factor, with protein MPTQKIINEHKNMMEKAFEFLMSEFKTVRTGRASTGLVENLRVEYYGTPTPLKQIATLSIPETSMIVIKPFDPASIKDIEKAIKSSDLSIAPMSDGKIIRLSVPPLSGERRKQLAAQVKQLGEQSKVSIRNIRRDANKKLDDDQKAKLLTEDDRDHGKKEMDELTRIYTDRIDKSIKLKTDEVMES; from the coding sequence ATGCCTACTCAGAAAATTATCAATGAGCACAAAAACATGATGGAAAAGGCGTTTGAATTTCTAATGAGTGAATTCAAAACTGTCAGAACCGGCAGGGCGTCCACCGGACTTGTTGAAAATCTCAGGGTCGAATATTACGGTACCCCGACGCCTTTGAAACAAATTGCGACGCTCTCGATTCCGGAGACGAGTATGATTGTCATAAAGCCGTTTGACCCCGCCTCCATAAAGGACATAGAAAAAGCGATTAAAAGCAGCGACCTTTCCATCGCTCCGATGTCGGACGGCAAAATCATCAGGCTGAGTGTTCCGCCGTTGTCGGGCGAAAGAAGAAAACAGCTCGCCGCGCAGGTCAAACAGCTTGGCGAACAGTCGAAAGTCAGTATCCGAAACATACGGCGGGATGCCAATAAAAAACTTGATGACGACCAGAAGGCGAAACTTTTAACAGAAGACGACCGTGACCACGGCAAAAAAGAAATGGATGAACTTACAAGAATATATACTGACAGAATCGACAAATCCATAAAACTAAAAACAGATGAAGTTATGGAAAGCTGA
- the pyrH gene encoding UMP kinase encodes MDELKYKRILLKLSGESFCKTGGFGIDGEQLASIAQRIIQIKQLGTQIAIVVGGGNFLRGETFSKKSHIPRHTADYMGMLATVINACALQETLEKMGQPTRVMSAIEVSAICEPFIRRKAISHLEQGIVAILAGGTGNPFFSTDTCAALRASELDANVLIKATKVDGVYDDDPIKNPNAVLFDKLAYQDILKKNLRVMDHSAISLCDENKIPVIVLNIFQKGNITKALLGEKIGTIIS; translated from the coding sequence ATGGACGAATTAAAATACAAACGTATCCTGCTGAAACTCAGCGGCGAAAGCTTCTGCAAAACAGGCGGATTTGGTATTGACGGGGAACAGCTTGCTTCGATTGCCCAGCGCATTATCCAGATAAAACAACTCGGCACTCAAATAGCTATCGTTGTCGGAGGAGGCAATTTTCTCAGGGGCGAGACCTTCAGCAAAAAAAGTCATATTCCGCGCCACACGGCCGACTATATGGGAATGCTCGCAACCGTCATCAATGCCTGCGCTTTGCAGGAAACTCTCGAAAAAATGGGCCAGCCGACGCGGGTCATGAGTGCGATAGAAGTTTCAGCCATCTGCGAGCCGTTCATACGCAGAAAGGCGATAAGTCATTTGGAGCAGGGAATAGTCGCTATCCTGGCAGGTGGAACGGGAAATCCTTTCTTTTCCACCGATACCTGCGCCGCTCTTCGAGCTTCCGAGCTTGACGCCAATGTGCTTATCAAGGCGACAAAAGTTGACGGCGTTTATGACGATGACCCGATCAAAAATCCCAACGCCGTACTCTTCGACAAGCTTGCCTATCAGGATATTCTGAAAAAAAATCTTCGGGTAATGGACCATTCGGCCATAAGCCTGTGCGATGAAAACAAAATTCCGGTTATTGTTCTGAATATTTTCCAGAAAGGCAACATCACAAAAGCCCTTTTAGGCGAGAAGATAGGAACGATTATTTCTTAA
- the tsf gene encoding translation elongation factor Ts, with protein sequence MAEIAPALVMKLRKMSGQGMMDCKKALEECNGSLEEAMTSLRKKGLATLAKRADKETTEGKVICVASPDGKEAAMATLCCETDFVAKTDAFVATSEIMKDYLLACKAADGVENLLNTDSSGKKFADVITECVSKTGEKTEVGNYAKLTLKGTGSIATYVHFNGKIGVMIELETSTQAVADNEQFKLITKDIAMHIAAINPLSLDKSGIPAEVVERERAIAADQVKDKPANIIDKIVDGKMNKFFAENCLLSQGFVKDEKVPVEKILADTAKTAGGTAKIKAFVRFAIG encoded by the coding sequence ATGGCAGAAATAGCACCTGCATTGGTTATGAAGCTTCGCAAAATGAGCGGACAGGGAATGATGGACTGTAAAAAGGCTCTCGAAGAATGTAATGGAAGCCTCGAAGAAGCAATGACCTCGCTGAGGAAAAAGGGGTTGGCAACTCTTGCCAAAAGGGCGGACAAGGAAACCACCGAAGGTAAGGTAATATGTGTTGCGAGCCCGGACGGCAAAGAAGCCGCGATGGCCACGCTCTGCTGCGAGACTGATTTTGTCGCGAAAACCGACGCCTTCGTTGCAACATCCGAGATAATGAAAGATTATCTGCTTGCCTGCAAAGCTGCCGACGGCGTTGAAAATCTGCTCAATACTGACAGCAGCGGCAAAAAGTTTGCTGATGTGATAACCGAATGCGTAAGCAAAACAGGCGAAAAAACTGAAGTCGGAAATTATGCCAAATTAACGCTCAAAGGCACAGGAAGCATAGCTACTTACGTTCACTTCAACGGCAAAATAGGCGTTATGATTGAGTTGGAGACGAGCACGCAGGCTGTTGCCGATAATGAGCAGTTTAAACTGATTACAAAAGATATCGCGATGCACATCGCGGCTATAAATCCTTTGTCGCTCGATAAATCGGGTATTCCGGCCGAGGTAGTCGAACGTGAAAGAGCCATTGCGGCCGACCAGGTAAAGGACAAGCCTGCCAATATCATTGATAAAATCGTAGATGGCAAAATGAATAAGTTTTTCGCGGAAAACTGCCTCTTGTCTCAGGGCTTTGTTAAGGACGAAAAGGTTCCCGTTGAAAAGATTCTTGCCGATACTGCAAAAACGGCCGGAGGAACGGCAAAAATAAAAGCATTTGTCCGATTCGCAATCGGGTAA
- the rpsB gene encoding 30S ribosomal protein S2 codes for MANDLARSLITAGVHFGHTVSRWNPKMKPYVYARKGMVHIINVRETLRGIILAQKLLKDIVSGGRDVVFVGTKRQAQKAVKGAAETTGMHYVTTRWLGGTLTNFRTIHSRIQRLDDLEAMSADGSIESESKKRASTLKRELRKVKSNLEGVRKMNQIPGIIVVVDVKRELLALREAKKMGVPTIGIIDTDSDPDMVDIAIPGNDDSVKAIDIIIGQLASAVAEGKTMYRATGKTDDAHKPRLRRRSLARAGETAEAETPAPAPAAGPSAQA; via the coding sequence GTGGCTAACGATCTGGCTCGTAGTTTGATTACTGCCGGTGTGCATTTTGGACATACCGTCAGCAGATGGAATCCCAAAATGAAACCGTATGTTTATGCCCGCAAGGGTATGGTTCATATCATTAACGTCCGCGAGACGCTCCGCGGCATTATCCTTGCCCAAAAGCTTTTAAAGGATATTGTCTCCGGTGGCAGGGATGTTGTGTTTGTCGGAACCAAGAGACAGGCACAAAAAGCGGTTAAAGGCGCCGCCGAAACGACAGGGATGCATTATGTAACCACACGATGGCTGGGCGGAACGCTTACGAATTTCAGAACCATCCATTCGAGGATTCAGAGACTCGACGACCTTGAGGCCATGTCGGCTGACGGCTCGATTGAGTCTGAAAGCAAGAAACGCGCTTCGACTCTCAAACGCGAACTTCGCAAGGTTAAATCGAACCTTGAGGGCGTTCGAAAAATGAACCAGATACCCGGGATTATTGTGGTCGTTGACGTAAAAAGAGAACTTCTTGCCCTTCGTGAAGCCAAGAAAATGGGTGTTCCGACAATAGGCATTATCGATACTGATTCGGACCCGGATATGGTTGACATAGCGATACCAGGCAATGACGATTCGGTAAAGGCAATCGATATTATAATCGGCCAGCTTGCTTCAGCGGTTGCCGAAGGCAAAACTATGTACAGGGCCACGGGCAAAACTGACGATGCTCACAAGCCGCGTCTTCGCAGGCGGTCGCTTGCAAGGGCAGGCGAAACGGCAGAGGCTGAAACACCTGCACCGGCCCCGGCAGCAGGCCCATCCGCACAGGCTTAA
- a CDS encoding PEP-CTERM sorting domain-containing protein, with protein sequence MFLGDRRRVYFCILAGILPAVFLANPSLAISAGQSEVVTPYSLTYPSLGYSDVDKLNNGTGSWSSNYYDDLNSNNKHDPGEPFSDSAQDGWKQASDNSCWLASACNMIEQAGLAASAESLYADYALNGVPDGAGNILTWDEGGFQEYAIRYFKNQNPQLCANLQIQTFVGTNYTFSGNGVFAWEDINPLLTVETYLAQGGQVGIGMWPLINSTGQHAGGHALTMQELDADTFICTDSDKDRDYINGAGDLNTYNNVCFGPVSSGGHNYYGWYNDFYNGYIGHYPVGDFGYICAITIPEPATILLILSAIGLSSLKRKM encoded by the coding sequence ATGTTCTTGGGAGACAGAAGAAGAGTGTATTTCTGCATTTTGGCAGGGATTCTGCCTGCGGTTTTTTTGGCAAATCCGTCTTTAGCCATCTCTGCCGGCCAATCTGAAGTTGTTACACCCTACAGTTTAACTTACCCATCGCTCGGTTACTCCGATGTTGACAAATTGAATAACGGTACCGGTTCGTGGTCTTCAAACTACTATGATGACCTGAATTCAAATAATAAACACGACCCCGGCGAACCTTTCTCTGACAGCGCCCAGGACGGATGGAAACAAGCGTCCGACAACTCCTGCTGGCTTGCATCAGCCTGCAATATGATCGAGCAGGCAGGACTTGCCGCCAGCGCAGAGTCGCTCTATGCAGATTACGCACTGAACGGCGTGCCGGACGGGGCCGGCAATATTCTGACATGGGATGAAGGCGGTTTTCAGGAATATGCCATCAGGTATTTTAAAAATCAGAATCCGCAACTCTGCGCAAATCTGCAAATCCAGACGTTCGTGGGAACAAACTATACATTCAGCGGCAACGGAGTATTTGCGTGGGAAGATATCAACCCCCTTCTGACGGTTGAAACATATCTGGCCCAGGGCGGACAGGTAGGAATAGGTATGTGGCCGCTGATAAATAGTACGGGCCAGCACGCGGGAGGTCATGCCTTAACTATGCAGGAGTTAGATGCGGATACTTTTATCTGCACCGATTCCGACAAAGACAGAGATTACATAAATGGTGCCGGCGACCTTAATACTTATAACAACGTCTGCTTCGGCCCGGTGTCTTCCGGCGGTCATAATTATTACGGCTGGTATAATGACTTTTACAATGGCTATATCGGCCACTATCCCGTTGGGGATTTCGGATATATCTGCGCAATAACGATACCTGAACCGGCTACTATCCTGCTGATACTCTCGGCTATCGGTCTTTCAAGTTTAAAACG